A region of Saimiri boliviensis isolate mSaiBol1 chromosome 8, mSaiBol1.pri, whole genome shotgun sequence DNA encodes the following proteins:
- the ACBD7 gene encoding acyl-CoA-binding domain-containing protein 7 — protein MALQAEFDKAAEEVRKLKVRPDDGELKDLYGLYKQATIGDINIEHPGMLDLKGKAKWEAWNLQKGLSTEDAMSAYISKAKELIEKYGI, from the exons ATGGCCCTGCAG gcCGAATTTGACAAGGCTGCAGAAGAAGTGAGGAAGCTGAAAGTAAGACCAGATGATGGAGAACTGAAAGACCTCTATGGGCTTTACAAGCAAGCGACAATTGGGGACATTAATATTG AGCATCCAGGAATGCTAGATTTAAAAGGCAAAGCCAAGTGGGAAGCCTGGAATCTCCAAAAAG GGTTGTCGACCGAAGATGCGATGAGTGCCTATATTTCTAAAGCAAAGGAGCTGATAGAAAAATATGGGATTTAG